The nucleotide sequence TCTTTAAACAGCTCGCGCGGGGTTACCACCCTATGCCGGATAAGCTCCAAAATTGTCTGCTCCACAATTCCCAGCCCATTCATTGCGGAAGGCAGGCGGGATAAGTGCAGCTCAAGTGCCGCGTGAGCAAAGGGTAGCTCCAATTTGTCCTCATTCAAAATTGCAACATGCTTTTCTATATCCGGGGAAGCGTATGCCTCCCAGATTTTGCTGCCCACCTCGAGTTCCTTCTGTTCGATCCTCTTCCACGTACCTGACAATGTTTCCAACTGCTTGATTGTAAGCTGACCCAACCCTCGAAACGAATCAATACCTGGGTAGTCGCCGATACATAGCAAATTCAGTTTTGTATGGCCTAGTGTCCGCTTTGAAAACCAATGCAACAAAAAGCTTAGCATCAGTTGGTCAAACAAATCATGCTCGAACCAGAGTACAACCTCATCGTATTTGTGGAAGTTCTGCAGTGTCTGTTGTTGCGACTTACAATTTGTAACATAGACATCTGCCGGAATGCCCATGGTTCTCTCCAAATACTCCACTCTTGTCGACCTCTGATCGGGCTCGTCCATTTCAACGAATACCGGACCTACCGGATACACTTCTCTCCAGACCAAAATATCTCCGCGAATATTCGCCTTCCTCAGCTTATCGCCAACATGATCTCCGTTTACTATATGGAGCAACGAAACTCCCCCTTCGTATAGATCGTTGAACATTCGGTTCTACTCCTTAGACCTTAAGCGAGCAACGGAAACCCCTAGCGGCATAATAAGATTCCGCTCCGTTATGATATACAAAAACTTTGCCAAAACGGTAATCACCAAAAATCGCACCGCCATGCTTTCTAATATCAGAAGGAGTTTCTATCCAGCTCGAAGTTTTAGAATCAAATTGTCCAAGCTGCTGTAGCTCGCGATACTGTTCTTCGTATAATAGCTCACAGCCCATGGCAGCTGCCATTTCGATAGCACTATTATCAGGCTTATGTTGCTTTCTTGACTCTAGTGCTTCATTGTCATAACAAACACTTCTACGGCCTTTTGGACTTTCTGCTGCGCAGTCATAAAAAACGTATTCCCCAGTCGCTTCATCATAGCTAACAACATCTGGTTCACCACCGGTTGTTTCCATTTCATATAGTGACCATAGCTTATCAGAATTAGCTTCAAGTTTTACTTGTATTGCCGCCCATTCAATACCTGTATGACGGCTCATGTTTTTATTAAATCGAGCTTTCAATATTACAAGTAGCTCTTCTCTTTGTTCTGGTGACAATCCCTTTTTTCCATTGTTCATCATGAAACCTCCTTGATATTAGCGACATATCCTTTACTGATATGAAAACTTGGATTTTATTTTTCATTCTTCCCTTTATTTCTAGATTTCAGCGACTTCCTTAACAAAAAAATCAATCCTATTATGGCTGCTCCAACTACAAGCGTTGGAATTAGTATGTAAATAATAAGGATGAAACTCTCAGTCTCTCTATTCCATTCCAAATTATTCACTCTCCCTTCTCTGAAGTTTTATGTATTAAATCAATAGTATTGGAATAGATTATCCGGCTCATCTGCTGATTTGAACCACTCTACTATTTTCTTAAACAAGATGAAGAGTCTCCTATAATGATACCATACAATACATTTAACTCCTTTGCTGCACTGAAAGATTCAATCAGCCAACATGCATTCCTAGTAGAGTTGGTTTCAGATATTATTTAAAAAAACTTATTAATGGTTACTTTACAATAGTGTACGTCGTACAGTATACTAACAACAGGTGATGAATATGGATGAAAAAGTTAAAACAGTTAAAACAGAAGAGTTGATTCAAGGGCTCACGCAGGAATTAAGGCGCGGGACGTTGATGATCAGCGTGTTGAGCCAATTGATGAAGCCGCAGTACGGGTATTCGCTCGTTACTGTACTTGCAGATCGTGGAGTGGATATCGATGCCGGCACGTTATATCCGTTGCTTCGCAGGCTGGAGAAGCAAGGCCTACTCGCTAGCCAGTGGGATACCGACGAAGCTCGTCCGCGTAAATATTACCTGCTAAGCGAGATAGGCAAAGATGTGTACGGCAGGTTGTGTACCGAGTGGAGGAAGATGACGAATATTATGGAGGGATTAATCGATGGCAGCAGTGAAGAATGAACAAGAGCTGATCGACCGTTATGTTTATGCGGTTACTAGTAAATTACCTGTCAGTCAGCGAGCGGAAATTGAGCGGGACATTCGCGGATTGATTGAGGATATGTCTGAAGAGCGTGCGCAAGGCAGAGAAGATCATGCAAACCTAGTAGAAGAAGTACTATCGGAGCTTGGTCATCCCAGTAAGCTTGCAGCACAATATCGAGAGACGAAACGGTATTTGATCGGCCCAGAGTTGTTCGATATGTACTGGGTTGTTATGAAGATTGTCGCGCTCTGGTCGCTGGTCGGACTGTCGATCGCTTATGGGATTCAGATTTTCCTTGATCCATCGCGTGCGCTAAAACTGTTCATCGAATATATCGGTGTGTCATTGTTTTCGGTTATCGTTCATGTTTTCGCATGGGTGACGGTCATCTTTGCCATTTTTGAGTACACAGGCGTGAAGGCCGCTGACATTGGCCGTAAGAAGAAAGGTCCCTGGCACCCTTCAGAATTGCCTTCTATTCCACACATTGGTGCGCGAATCCGATTATCCAGTTCGGTTGTGTCGATGATGTTCTTTATTTTCTTTTTCGTGCTTTTCGTCTATTCGAACCTGTTGGGCGTTCATCTTCATGTCGGGTTTTCAGCATACACATTTATCCCAATATGGGATTATGAGGTTGTTCAGCAATTGCTACCTTTCTTTTTCGGCATGCTTGCCTTATACATCTTGCGGGAAGTTTTCAAGCTGTTATTCGGGCAATGGACGAAAAAACTTGTGCTCTATACGCTTGCAGTTGATGTGGTCATATTCATTATTTATGTGTTCTTGTTTGTCGACCAGTCGATCTGGAATCCTAACTTCATGAGCGAGATGTTGGCTGCAGGCGCAGTGACACAAGATCTATCAGCGAGCACTGACAGCTATACGACGGTTAGCCGCATCTGGGAGTTCATACAGGAGGGCGCGCTAGTTATTATTGCAATTGCGATGATCCTCGAGAATGCCATTAACTTCTCCCGGGCGACTAGAAGCCGCGTATCAACAAAAAAACATGTGGCGGGCTGATTCTGAACCGACCAAGTGATTATTAAACATTCGCATCACTAGCAGCGCTGAGGTTACGGGTTAGATCCCCTAGACTCCATAACGAAGAAAGAGATTGATCCGTATCGGTCAGCCTCTTTCTTTCTTTGTCACCAATATTCTCGTTATTGTTCTAACGGTTGCCATTACCGTTACATAACGACCAAGAAGCTATAGCCCAAATATAACCAAAGCAAGCTAGTTAATCTCGGCGCAAGATCATATCACTCACAGTAACAAGCTCATACCCTTGTGCCTTTAGCTCTGTTACAAGCATTTGAACTGCCTCAACGGTTTGCGAGCGATCTCCGAAGCCGTCATGAAACAGCAGAACGCTGCCAGGTTTAACATGCGCAATTGTATTGTCAACTATATATTGGACGCCAGGTTGCTCCCAATCTTTCGCATCCCCATTGACCGCGCCGATGATCTGATATCCCAGCTGCTCGGATGCTTTCACCACTTGTTCATTCATATCAAAGTATGGAGCTCTGAACGTGAGTGGCTTTACCCCAGTCGTTTGCATAATGATCTCATGTGTACGAAGTAGTTCGTTTATACAATCTTGTTCACTGATCGTCGTTAAATAAGGATGAGAATAGGTGTGGTTTGCAATCTCGTGACCTTGTTCGAATACTGCTTTGGCGACTTCAGGATGCTGCTCAATTTGATTGCCGATCATAAAAAAAGTTGCTTTAGACGCTGATTTTCGAAAGATATCCAAAATCTGAGCTGTATACAATGGATTGGGACCGTCATCAAATGTAAAAGCTACTACCTTTCGATCTGTTGATATTTGGTCAATTACGGAAGAATATATCGCGTTATCAGACACTTCTATACAACTCCTTTTTCACAACTTATTGTTTATTCGCATTATCTCACATATTTACATTTTCTTAAATCGACTTTAAAGATACCAACGAGCTGACTGTTTCGGTATTAGCAACGCTGCGACGCACATACAAAGACTCATCCTGCTTCAAGGCTTCGAGGATTGGCAATATCGGAGCCGGATCCCCATCTATTAAAGGAAGTTTATTGAGTAAGTAGCAATAAACAAATCAACCACGTTCAATGAACGTGGTTGATTTGTTTATTAGGCTTGTGTGCTTTTATTGCCAATCAGGTTTTCCAAAAGACGAACGATCATAGCTACTGCTTCAGCACGTGTAGCATTGCCTCTAGGGTCGAATTGTCCGTTACCTTTGCCACTTATTACTCCTGCGTTAGCCAAAGCATTGATTTCTTCAACAGCCCAGCTACTGCCCGTGTCAGAGAATTCGTCAGACTCCGGCTTTACGTATTCGATCAGACGAGCAAGTACGGCCGCCATTTCTTCGCGGGAGATCTCTTTGTCTGGCCGGAAGTTACCATCACTATAACCTTTTAGAACACCCTTCTCAACGAGAGTTTGGATAGCTTGTGTTGCCCAATGATCCCGCGCGTCAGGGAAAGACTGACCTACCGTAGGCGTAATCCCGAATGCTTTCATGATCATCGTAGCAAACTCAGCTCGAGTCACTTTGCCATTAGGGTCAAAGTGTTCTGCATCCTTACCCTCGATGATACCCATCTTGAATGCTTGATCGATTACATCAACGCTCCAAGAGTTAGCAGGAACATCAGTAAAGTTGTGTTGAGTCGTGTTAGCGTTCCTCTTAGCATAAATCTCTTTAAGCGTCTCAATATTAAGGATATTATTATTAATTACTAGATGCATAACTGTAGGTCCAACAGGATCAACAGGCGTAGTAGGTGGTTGAATAACTGGATTGTAGTAATTGCTGTTTGGGGCGGCAGATACTGTAACTTCCAAGTAATCCTGATCCTCGCCTTGGGTTGCCCAAATAAATGCAGTACCAACACCAACAGCTATGACGTGACCATTAGCTACTGTAGCGACACTTGTATTGTCCGAGGACCAAGTTACAATTTGATCATCTGTAAAAGGAATCGTAGTGCTGTCGGACATTTGAGCGCTTGCCGTAACGTCGAAGCTTTGACCTACCGTCATAGCTTTATTGTAAGTAGAAAGATGAATACCAATACGAGCCGGAGTTACGACGATTGGTGTGTAATGAGTATAGCCTTGGTATGTCGCTACGAGCGTGATACCCCCACCAGCAACCAGGCCGTTGACTTTACCATGCACCGTATCGATGGAAGCGTACGGCTGTTGGCTGAGAGGATTACCGTTAACATCGCCAATCGACCAAGTAGTGTCATCCGTTACGTCGACAACAGTGTTGCCGTCATCATAGTAAGCTTTGACGAGCGAAGGCAAGTTTGAACTTTGTCCTTCGACGATGGAGATCGAAGTGCTCGGTGTGAAGTCGATGCTGCTCACTTGGATATCCAGAGCCATAGTAGGTGTCACTTCAACCTGCGCATTATGTTCGCCATATATGACGCTAATGACAGGTTGGAAAAAAGCTGCATCACTAATAGATTTAATCAAACCACGGGGGGTTACGGATACCCAATTCGTATAGTTGCTGCTGAACAGGGACTTCGAAGTCACGTCAGCAGTCGAATCGTTCGAGTAGTGCGCCGTAACAACCAGTTGTAGCTTTAGACCAACAGGCAGAGACGTGTTGACGGTGTTCAGCGTAATCGAGAGCAGAGTCGGTAACTGAGAGCCCTTGACTTCATTCGAGATGATCAGATGATGTTGAACATCTATTATGTTACCCGTGCTGTCAACATAATAGATGTTGATGTAATCCTCAACGCGAACGCCACCGATGTCTGTGCCGGAATTGTACTGCTGCGTGGACTCTACTTGATCGATCGGTACACCAACGACTTGCGGTAGCGTCGGGTTGGAGCTGGATGAGTAGTACACCCTATCGCTCGGGTTACGTTTCGTATAAGTAAAAGACGTGGATCCCGTATTAGTGCCTTGACCGAATGTATAGATTAAGGGTGCTACAGGTAGAGCCATAGTAGGTGTCACCTCAACCTGCGCACTGTGTTCGCCGTAAAGAACGCTAATGACAGGTTGAAAGCCATAAGTTAAATCACTAACAGATGTAATCAAACCACCGGAGGATACGGACACCCAATTCGTATAGTTGCTGCTGAAAAGGGACTTCGAAGTCACGTCAGCAGTCGAATCGTTCGAGTAGTGCGCCGTAACAACCAGTTGCAACGTTTGACCAACAGGCAGTGACGTGTTACTCGTGTTCAGCGTAATCGAGAGCAGAGTCGGTAACTGAGAGCCCTTGACTTCATTCGAGATGATCAGATGATGTTGAACATCCGTAATGTTACCCGTGCTGTTTACATAATAGATATTGATGTAGTCCTCAACGCGAACGCCGCCGATGTCTGTGCCGGAATTGTACTGCTGCGTGGACTCTACTTGATCGATCGGTACACCAACGACTTGCGGTAGCGTCGGGTTGGAGCTGAACGAGTAGTACACCCTATCGCTCGGGTTACGTTTCGTGTACGTAAAAGAAGTGGATCCCGTATTAGTGCCTTGACCAAATGTATAGATTAGGGGTGCTACAGGTAGAGCCATAGTAGGTGTCACTTCAACCTGCGCACTCTGTTCGCCGTAAAGAACGCTAATGACAGGTTGGAAGCCATAAGTTAAATCACTAACGGATGTAATCAAACCATCGGAGGATACGGACACCCAATTCGTATAGTTACTGCTGAAATCCGACTGCGAAGTCACGTCAACAGTCGAATCGTCCGAGTAGTGCGCCGTAACAACCAGTTGCAGCGTTTGACCAACAGGCAGTGACGTGTTGCCCGTGTTCAGCGTAATCGACGTCAGAGTTGGAGATGGAGTGGCAGATGCCATTCCACCGAATGCGGAGAACAACAGTGCAAAGACCATAAGTACAGTTGCTACTTTGGCAGTAGCCTTTTTCATGAACATTATATTTCCTCCTGAATTTTTTTACAGCTATACATAGAGAAGTCACTCGCCCGTACTTCTAAAATTGCTGTATATTTATAAATTCTATAAGCACCGACATCAATAATCTTGCAATTTTTTCCTCATCGTTTGTCCCCCCGAAGTATGATATATGATATCGATTTTCCCCCTTGAATTTTAACATGGTAGATTGCTCTATACATGAAACTTAAAGAAAACTTTAAGTTCGCGAATGCATCACACTTCTAGCAACCAGCATATATCCTCCCCTCGAATCGTATTGATTCTCTCAGGATGCTTACGCCCAACAACAAAAAACACGCCTCATCAGCGTGTCTTATTATCTGTTTTGGTGGACGTTAGAGCTTCTTATTCTGACTGAAGTCCCATCCACCCGAGTTCGTGTTGCCTCTTTGGCCTCTCGAATCAGTAGGCGAATAACTAAACTGAATGGAGTTAAATTTCAAATTTATTGTTTCATATACATTGTTAAAGTTATATTCGGACACATTGATTGAGTTTAAAGTGATCGTCAGAAACGGAACAGACCTTTCACCTTGGTTCACAAATACGATCTTTGCGCTCTTAATGTTCGCCCCACTGCTCGCTGACTGAAAGAGAGCAATAGAAGATGAATCAAAAAATTTCGTAACTGTAAAATTGTCAATGGTGGCTTTCCCAGAGCCTCCTCCTCCGCCCGTTACCGCCCTGCTCGTATTGGTCAAGTCGAATTGAACGTTGGAGAGGACAATCCATTTTTCATAACCTACAGCTGTTGAATCTCCAAGAATGCCGTCCAATTTCAAATATACATCGTAGTCACTGGAAGGCTGCACGTTAGGTGTCGTCGCTGACGATGCTGGAATCGCACTGAATCCAATTGTTAATAGACAGGCTATGACAATGACAAGAAGCTGTTTTTTGAATTTCCGCTTTTATTGGATATTTGCTAGGGTCGATGATGCGGATTAAACTAGCAATTCGTCTGGCTATTCAATTTGGATCAATAAACGACCGCTCACCTGTAGAATACAGGCAAGCGGTCGCTGCATAGATTGTCCTTCTATTTGTATCTTCGTCCATTTTTTTATTTTTCCCGAATCCATACCGCCATTTCGCCCGGTTTCCGGTTACCCCAGAATGCGTATGGAACAGCTGAGATTGGAACGCTCATCTTCTCTCGCTTGACTGGCCTGTACAATTCATCTTTCCAGGAAAGATCAGAACGCTGTCCCCCTCCAGACAATACAACGATACCGTCTAGAACATCTTCCCTATACTCCGCTATGAATTCAGAATCCACGGGGAGGCTAATATCTGTAAGGTCTGAACCGTTGTCCACTTCCTCCAAGCAATAAACAAGTGGGCCGTATTGCAAAGCAATTTTGCCAGCATTCTCGTGCACTTTGGGATTCGACTCGATGCGCTCGACGACCATTGGGAAATAGAGCTTGATTTCGTCGTTATTCATCCATCTTTTGCTGATCTGCGCATATCCCCGTTTGACAATCGCATCCAGTTCCAGCAACTCCCCGTTAACCGTGATGTGGGGGTGTCTACACCATGATGGAATCCGAAAAGAAAGCGTGCTTTCGGTCGGCTCGTCAGTTTGCAAAACGACCTGGATCTTCCCATCCCATGGATAATGAGTTTCCGTACGCAAAGTAATTTGTCTTCCTTCAACATCGAATGTGCTCTCATTGGAAGCAT is from Candidatus Cohnella colombiensis and encodes:
- a CDS encoding DUF1835 domain-containing protein gives rise to the protein MFNDLYEGGVSLLHIVNGDHVGDKLRKANIRGDILVWREVYPVGPVFVEMDEPDQRSTRVEYLERTMGIPADVYVTNCKSQQQTLQNFHKYDEVVLWFEHDLFDQLMLSFLLHWFSKRTLGHTKLNLLCIGDYPGIDSFRGLGQLTIKQLETLSGTWKRIEQKELEVGSKIWEAYASPDIEKHVAILNEDKLELPFAHAALELHLSRLPSAMNGLGIVEQTILELIRHRVVTPRELFKEIGSRLSLLGMGDLEFWYRLRSMSEQPNALLEIRGAHTFPDYRKKTTPSFENCDISLTEVGLEVAAGVKDWVKVKGMNEWYGGLRLHGDLTWRWDAKRKQLVHI
- a CDS encoding DUF4256 domain-containing protein, whose translation is MNNGKKGLSPEQREELLVILKARFNKNMSRHTGIEWAAIQVKLEANSDKLWSLYEMETTGGEPDVVSYDEATGEYVFYDCAAESPKGRRSVCYDNEALESRKQHKPDNSAIEMAAAMGCELLYEEQYRELQQLGQFDSKTSSWIETPSDIRKHGGAIFGDYRFGKVFVYHNGAESYYAARGFRCSLKV
- a CDS encoding PadR family transcriptional regulator, with protein sequence MDEKVKTVKTEELIQGLTQELRRGTLMISVLSQLMKPQYGYSLVTVLADRGVDIDAGTLYPLLRRLEKQGLLASQWDTDEARPRKYYLLSEIGKDVYGRLCTEWRKMTNIMEGLIDGSSEE
- a CDS encoding polysaccharide deacetylase family protein, coding for MSDNAIYSSVIDQISTDRKVVAFTFDDGPNPLYTAQILDIFRKSASKATFFMIGNQIEQHPEVAKAVFEQGHEIANHTYSHPYLTTISEQDCINELLRTHEIIMQTTGVKPLTFRAPYFDMNEQVVKASEQLGYQIIGAVNGDAKDWEQPGVQYIVDNTIAHVKPGSVLLFHDGFGDRSQTVEAVQMLVTELKAQGYELVTVSDMILRRD
- a CDS encoding S-layer homology domain-containing protein; this translates as MFMKKATAKVATVLMVFALLFSAFGGMASATPSPTLTSITLNTGNTSLPVGQTLQLVVTAHYSDDSTVDVTSQSDFSSNYTNWVSVSSDGLITSVSDLTYGFQPVISVLYGEQSAQVEVTPTMALPVAPLIYTFGQGTNTGSTSFTYTKRNPSDRVYYSFSSNPTLPQVVGVPIDQVESTQQYNSGTDIGGVRVEDYINIYYVNSTGNITDVQHHLIISNEVKGSQLPTLLSITLNTSNTSLPVGQTLQLVVTAHYSNDSTADVTSKSLFSSNYTNWVSVSSGGLITSVSDLTYGFQPVISVLYGEHSAQVEVTPTMALPVAPLIYTFGQGTNTGSTSFTYTKRNPSDRVYYSSSSNPTLPQVVGVPIDQVESTQQYNSGTDIGGVRVEDYINIYYVDSTGNIIDVQHHLIISNEVKGSQLPTLLSITLNTVNTSLPVGLKLQLVVTAHYSNDSTADVTSKSLFSSNYTNWVSVTPRGLIKSISDAAFFQPVISVIYGEHNAQVEVTPTMALDIQVSSIDFTPSTSISIVEGQSSNLPSLVKAYYDDGNTVVDVTDDTTWSIGDVNGNPLSQQPYASIDTVHGKVNGLVAGGGITLVATYQGYTHYTPIVVTPARIGIHLSTYNKAMTVGQSFDVTASAQMSDSTTIPFTDDQIVTWSSDNTSVATVANGHVIAVGVGTAFIWATQGEDQDYLEVTVSAAPNSNYYNPVIQPPTTPVDPVGPTVMHLVINNNILNIETLKEIYAKRNANTTQHNFTDVPANSWSVDVIDQAFKMGIIEGKDAEHFDPNGKVTRAEFATMIMKAFGITPTVGQSFPDARDHWATQAIQTLVEKGVLKGYSDGNFRPDKEISREEMAAVLARLIEYVKPESDEFSDTGSSWAVEEINALANAGVISGKGNGQFDPRGNATRAEAVAMIVRLLENLIGNKSTQA
- a CDS encoding type VI secretion system tube protein Hcp; the protein is MQPSSDYDVYLKLDGILGDSTAVGYEKWIVLSNVQFDLTNTSRAVTGGGGGSGKATIDNFTVTKFFDSSSIALFQSASSGANIKSAKIVFVNQGERSVPFLTITLNSINVSEYNFNNVYETINLKFNSIQFSYSPTDSRGQRGNTNSGGWDFSQNKKL